In the Gammaproteobacteria bacterium genome, TTGTGTCTGAACAGTCTTGGCCGCCATGAAAGCCGCTGTTCGTGGAGAAGTACCGGAGGATAGTTCCTTCACCAAGGTGGAGGATGCGGGATTTTCGTTGGCAGAGCCATTCGCCGCTACTTGAGAGGTCGCATTGGTTTGGTTAGCACCTGTAGAGTTGGTTGAATTGGAATTCTGTCCAGACGATGCCTCAGAAGTTTGTTCATTATTGGAAGATTTTTCTGAAGATTCAGCAGATTCAGCGTTTTGATCATTGGATGCCTGATCGTTAGCAGAAGATTCCGATGATTCAGCCTTGGAATCAGTTTGACCAGCGAATGATTTAGTGTTGGATGCGACTTCAAAGGATGATGATTCAGATTCTGATTCTGATTTTAATCCAGCATTTTGTGAAGCTGCGGTCGAATTGCCAGAGGTATTGGTACCAATTGATTTAGCGGAGAAAGTAACATTCCCACCATTAAAATGATTAAAGGTCAATGATGAATTAATTGAAGACAAAGATTGAAGGATTCCTCCTATTTGTTGACTGATGATCGTATTGACGCTGCCGCTGGTTCCTCCACTCGTCGAGGTACTACCTCCACTTGTACTTCCACCGCTGCTTGTGGTCGATGAACCTCCACTACTTGTACCGCCGCTGCTTGATGAACCACCACTGGAAGTTCCTCCACTACTGCTCGTCGATGAGCTGCCGCCACTTGTGCTTCCGCTGGTTCCTCCACTGGTCGATGAGCCTCCACTCGTCGATGAGCTACCTCCGCTTGTGCTGCCACCGCTGCTGGTGGTCGATGAACCTCCGCTACTTGTACCGCCGCT is a window encoding:
- a CDS encoding hypothetical protein (Evidence 5 : Unknown function), which encodes MAAAHRRAVVEELPAVVHQAAAVQVAEVHRPQAAVAAQVEAVPRRVEAHRPVEEPAEELVAAAHRRAAVEELPVVVHQAAAVQVAEVHRPPAAVAAQAEVAHRRVEAHRPVEEPAEAQVAAAHRRAVVEELPVVVHQAAAVQVVEVHRPQAAVEVQVEVVPRRVEEPAAASIRSSVNK